In Nocardioides nitrophenolicus, the genomic window CGGGCCGGAGCCGGGCATGTGCAGCAGCACCGCCACCCGCAGCCGGTGGCTCTCCACGACCAGCACGTCGTCGGTCGACGCGACCAGGCCGTCGACCAGGACCACCGCGTCGTCCGGCAGCTCGGCCAGCACCCGGGCCAGGCCGACGGCGCCGACCCGGTGCTCGCGCACCTCCCTCCCCAGCGCGACCAGGCCCGCGACCAGCCGGCGGTCGTAGACGTTCCCCCCGCTCGGCCGCCGCGGGTCGTCGACGCCGTCGGGGACGACGACGTGGACGGTCACAGCGGCCGCTCGTAGGCGGCCCACGCGACATGCGACTCGTGCAGGGTCGCGCCCACCGTCGCGAGACTCCGGCCGCCCGGCCCGAGGTCGCCGGCCGAGGCCCGCTCCGCCAAGCGGTCCGCCACCCAGCGGGCGAGCACCTCCGTCGAGCTGTTCTGCCCGGCGAGCAGGTCCTCGTCGTCGAGATTGCGGTAGTGCAGCCGGGCCAGCACCTCGCGCACCACCTCGGTGGCGCGGCCGATGTCGACCAGGATCCCGTCGGCGTCGAGGTCGGGCCCGGCGAAGGTCGCGTCGACGACGTAGGTCGCGCCGTGCAGCCGCTGCGCCGGTCCGAACACCTCTCCTCGCAGGCTGTGGGCGATCATGATGTGGTCGCGGACGGTCACCCGGAACATTCAGGCCTCCTCGTAGTCGATCGCGTGGCACAGTCCCGGCAGCGAGCCGTCGGCGATCCCCGCCAGCACCCGCGGCAGCTCCCGGAAGGGCGAGCAGCCCGTGAGCAGGACGTCGAAGCCCGGGTCCCGGAGCAGCTCGAGCGCGAGCGCGAGCCGGTCGCGCCCGCTGTAGGCGTCGCGGCGGGCCGGCGCGACCGCGCCCACCTGGCTGCCGCGCAGGGTGAGCCGGGCCGCGTGGAAGGCCTCGCCCAGCGGCAGGCTGACCTCGCGGTCGCCGTACCAGGACAGGTCGAGGACGGTGCCCTCCGGCGCCACCAGCTCCAGCGCCCGGCGCAGTCCGGCCTCGGTCGCGCTGGCGTGCACCACCAGGTCGCTGCGTCCGGGGTCCTCGCCCGGGCCCGCGAAGCCGGCGCCGAGCCGGGCGGCCACCGCGGCCCGCCCGGGGTCGGTGTCGACGAGGGTCACCCGTACGCCCGGCACGCCCGCGGCCAGCCGCGCCACGCAGCAGCCGACCAGCCCCGCGCCCACGACGGTGACCCGGTCGCCGAGCAGCGGCGGCGCGTCCCACAGCGCGTTGAGGGCGGTCTCCACGGTGCCGGCGAGCACCGCCCGCTCGGGCGGGACGCCGTCGGGCACGGGCACGACCGCCGCCGCCGGCACGACGTACGCCGTCTGGTGGGGGTGCAGGCAGAAGACCGTACGGCCCACCAGCTCGGCGGGACCACGCTCGACCACGCCCACGCTGAGGTAGCCGTACTTCACCGGACCGGGGAAGTCCCCCTCCTGGAAGGGCGCCCGCATGATCGTGAACTGGCTGGGCGGAACCCGCCCGGCGAGGACGAGGGACTCCGTGCCCCGGCTGACCGCCGAGCGCACCGCCCGGACCAGCACCTCGTCGGACCGCGGCTCGCGCAGCGCGGCCG contains:
- a CDS encoding 6-pyruvoyl trahydropterin synthase family protein is translated as MFRVTVRDHIMIAHSLRGEVFGPAQRLHGATYVVDATFAGPDLDADGILVDIGRATEVVREVLARLHYRNLDDEDLLAGQNSSTEVLARWVADRLAERASAGDLGPGGRSLATVGATLHESHVAWAAYERPL
- a CDS encoding zinc-dependent alcohol dehydrogenase, with product MVEKAQAYWITEPGHGEIRPAALREPRSDEVLVRAVRSAVSRGTESLVLAGRVPPSQFTIMRAPFQEGDFPGPVKYGYLSVGVVERGPAELVGRTVFCLHPHQTAYVVPAAAVVPVPDGVPPERAVLAGTVETALNALWDAPPLLGDRVTVVGAGLVGCCVARLAAGVPGVRVTLVDTDPGRAAVAARLGAGFAGPGEDPGRSDLVVHASATEAGLRRALELVAPEGTVLDLSWYGDREVSLPLGEAFHAARLTLRGSQVGAVAPARRDAYSGRDRLALALELLRDPGFDVLLTGCSPFRELPRVLAGIADGSLPGLCHAIDYEEA